The Callithrix jacchus isolate 240 chromosome X, calJac240_pri, whole genome shotgun sequence genome contains a region encoding:
- the KANTR gene encoding KDM5C adjacent transcript, protein MSPFSLLILVICAFSLFFLINLTRGLSILLVFSKNQLLALLLLSIVSLFSISLISALIFFDLLPSTFFGFILLFFF, encoded by the coding sequence atgtctcctttttcattacTAATATTGGTTATTTGTGCCTTCTCACTATTTTTCTTGATCAATCTCACCAGAggtttatctattttattagtcttttcaaagaaccaacttttggcttTGTTGCTCCTCTctattgtatctttgttttctatttctttaatttctgctcttatctttttTGATCTCCTTCCGTCTACATTTTTTGGGTTTATtctgttgttctttttctaa